A genomic stretch from Microcebus murinus isolate Inina chromosome 19, M.murinus_Inina_mat1.0, whole genome shotgun sequence includes:
- the LOC105871038 gene encoding apoptosis-associated speck-like protein containing a CARD isoform X1 — protein MGCARDAILEALENLTAEELKKFKLKLRSVPLREGYGRIPRGPLDSMDAVDLTDKLVSYYLEGYGAELTAAVLRDMGMLEMAERLQEVMLKGRGAAPAGIMAPQIAGRPALRGAPPDSTHRTGYRRRWGAGCSVWEGPERRAVPGSAGGAHQSNEDEEALQLCSSLGPDLQGLVPPGLKGDPALPGGRPGVELRPLSSNGPKLNP, from the exons ATGGGGTGCGCGCGCGACGCCATCCTGGAGGCGCTGGAGAACCTGACCGCCGAAGAGCTCAAGAAGTTCAAGCTGAAGCTGCGGTCAGTACCGCTGCGCGAGGGCTACGGGCGCATCCCGCGGGGGCCGCTGGATTCCATGGACGCCGTGGACCTCACCGACAAGCTCGTCAGCTACTATCTGGAGGGGTATGGAGCTGAGCTCACGGCCGCCGTGCTTCGCGACATGGGCATGCTGGAGATGGCAGAGCGGCTGCAGGAGGTGATGCTCAAGG GCCGTGGAGCTGCGCCAGCTGGGATCATGGCCCCACAGATAGCAGGAAGGCCAG cACTTCGTGGAGCGCCACCGGACAGCACTCATCGCACGGGTTACAGACGTCGATGGGGTGCTGGATGCTCTGTATGGGAAGGTCCTGAGCGAAGAGCAGTACCAGGCAGTGCGGGCGGAGCCCACCAATCCAATGAAGATGAGGAAGCTCTTCAGCTTTGCTCCAGCCTGGGACCAGACCTGCAAGGACTGGTTCCTCCAGGCCTTAAGGGAGACCCAGCCCTACCTGGTGGCCGACCTGGAGTAGAGCTGAGGCCTCTCTCCAGCAATGGCCCCAAACTCAACCCCTGA
- the LOC105871038 gene encoding apoptosis-associated speck-like protein containing a CARD isoform X2 produces the protein MGCARDAILEALENLTAEELKKFKLKLRSVPLREGYGRIPRGPLDSMDAVDLTDKLVSYYLEGYGAELTAAVLRDMGMLEMAERLQEVMLKGRGAAPAGIMAPQIAGRPAQHFVERHRTALIARVTDVDGVLDALYGKVLSEEQYQAVRAEPTNPMKMRKLFSFAPAWDQTCKDWFLQALRETQPYLVADLE, from the exons ATGGGGTGCGCGCGCGACGCCATCCTGGAGGCGCTGGAGAACCTGACCGCCGAAGAGCTCAAGAAGTTCAAGCTGAAGCTGCGGTCAGTACCGCTGCGCGAGGGCTACGGGCGCATCCCGCGGGGGCCGCTGGATTCCATGGACGCCGTGGACCTCACCGACAAGCTCGTCAGCTACTATCTGGAGGGGTATGGAGCTGAGCTCACGGCCGCCGTGCTTCGCGACATGGGCATGCTGGAGATGGCAGAGCGGCTGCAGGAGGTGATGCTCAAGG GCCGTGGAGCTGCGCCAGCTGGGATCATGGCCCCACAGATAGCAGGAAGGCCAG cacagcACTTCGTGGAGCGCCACCGGACAGCACTCATCGCACGGGTTACAGACGTCGATGGGGTGCTGGATGCTCTGTATGGGAAGGTCCTGAGCGAAGAGCAGTACCAGGCAGTGCGGGCGGAGCCCACCAATCCAATGAAGATGAGGAAGCTCTTCAGCTTTGCTCCAGCCTGGGACCAGACCTGCAAGGACTGGTTCCTCCAGGCCTTAAGGGAGACCCAGCCCTACCTGGTGGCCGACCTGGAGTAG
- the FUS gene encoding RNA-binding protein FUS isoform X2, with the protein MASNDYTQQATQSYGAYPTQPGQGYSQQSSQPYGQQSYSGYGQSDTSGYGQSSYGGSYGQTQNSYSTQSTPQGYGSTGGYGSSQSSQSSYGQQSSYPGYGQQPAPSSTSGSYSSSSQSSSYGQPPSGGYGQQSGYGGQQQNYGQQQSSYNPPQGYGQQSQYNSGSGGGGGGGGGNYGQDQSSMSGGGGGYGNQDQSGGGYGGGQQDRGGRGRGGGGGYNRSSGGYEPRGRGGGRGGRGGMGGSDRGGFNKFGGPRDQGSRHDSEQDNSDNNTIFVQGLGENVTIESVADYFKQIGIIKTNKKTGQPMINLYTDRETGKLKGEATVSFDDPPSAKAAIDWFDGKEFSGNPIKVSFATRRADFNRGGGNGRGGRGRGGPMGRGGYGGGGSGGGGRGGFPSGGGGGGGQQRAGDWKCPNPTCENMNFSWRNECNQCKAPKPDGPGGGPGGSHMGGNYGDDRRGGRGGYDRGGYRGRGGDRGGFRGGRGGGDRGGFGPGKMDSRGEHRQDRRERPY; encoded by the exons ATGGCCTCAAACG ACTATACCCAACAAGCAACCCAAAG ctATGGGGCCTACCCCACCCAGCCGGGGCAGGGCTACTCGCAGCAGAGCAGTCAGCCCTATGGACAGCAGAGTTACAGTGGTTACGGCCAGTCAGACACTTCAGGCTATGGTCAGAGCAGCTACGGTGGTTCTTATGGACAGACTCAGAACA GCTATAGTACTCAGTCAACTCCCCAGGGATATGGCTCAACTGGTGGCTATGGCAGTAGCCAGAGTTCCCAATCGTCTTATGGGCAGCAGTCCTCTTACCCTGGCTATGGCCAGCAGCCGGCTCCCAGCAGCACCTCGGGAAG TTACAGTAGCAGTTCTCAGAGCAGCAGCTACGGGCAGCCCCCGAGTGGGGGCTATGGCCAACAGTCTGGCTATGGTGGACAGCAACAAAACTACGGGCAGCAGCAAAGCTCCTATAATCCCCCTCAGGGCTATGGACAGCAGAGCCAGTACAACAGTGGCAGTGGAGGTGGCGGAGGGGGCGGTGGAG GTAACTATGGCCAAGATCAGTCCTCCatgagtggtggtggtggtggttatggcAATCAGGACCAGAGTGGCGGCGGCTACGGGGGAGGCCAGCAGGACCGTGGGGGCCGCGGCAGGGGCGGTGGCGGTGGTTACAACCGCAGCAGTGGTGGCTATGAACCCAGAGGTCGTGGAGGTGGCCGTGGAGGCAGAGGTGGCATGGG CGGAAGTGACCGTGGTGGCTTCAATAAATTTGGTG GCCCTCGGGACCAAGGATCACGTCATGACTCCG AACAGGATAATTCAGACAACAACACCATCTTCGTGCAAGGCCTGGGGGAGAATGTTACAATTGAGTCTGTGGCTGATTACTTCAAACAGATTGGTATTATTAAG acaaacaagaaaacaggACAGCCCATGATTAATTTGTACACAGACAGGGAAACTGGCAAGCTGAAGGGAGAGGCAACGGTTTCTTTTGATGACCCACCTTCTGCTAAGGCAGCTATTGACTGGTTTGATG GTAAAGAATTCTCCGGGAATCCTATCAAGGTCTCATTTGCTACTCGCCGAGCTGACTTCAATCGGGGTGGTGGCAATGGTCGTGGAGGCCGAGGGCGAGGAG GACCCATGGGCCGTGGAGGCTAtggaggtggtggcagtggcggcggcggccgAGGAGGATTCCCcagtggaggtggtggtggtggaggacaGCAACGAGCTGGGGACTGGAAGTGTCCTAATCC TACATGTGAGAACATGAACTTCTCTTGGAGGAATGAATGCAATCAGTGTAAGGCCCCTAAACCAGATGGCCCAGGAGGGGGACCAGGAGGCTCTCATATGG GGGGTAACTATGGAGATGATCGTCGTGGTGGCAGAGGAGGCTATGATCGAGGCGGCTACCGGGGCCGTGGTGGGGACCGTGGGGGCTTCCGAGGGGGCCggggtggtggggacagaggcGGCTTTGGCCCTGGCAAGATGGACTCCAG GGGTGAGCACAGACAGGATCGCAGGGAGAGGCCGTATTAG
- the FUS gene encoding RNA-binding protein FUS isoform X1: MASNDYTQQATQSYGAYPTQPGQGYSQQSSQPYGQQSYSGYGQSDTSGYGQSSYGGSYGQTQNTGYSTQSTPQGYGSTGGYGSSQSSQSSYGQQSSYPGYGQQPAPSSTSGSYSSSSQSSSYGQPPSGGYGQQSGYGGQQQNYGQQQSSYNPPQGYGQQSQYNSGSGGGGGGGGGNYGQDQSSMSGGGGGYGNQDQSGGGYGGGQQDRGGRGRGGGGGYNRSSGGYEPRGRGGGRGGRGGMGGSDRGGFNKFGGPRDQGSRHDSEQDNSDNNTIFVQGLGENVTIESVADYFKQIGIIKTNKKTGQPMINLYTDRETGKLKGEATVSFDDPPSAKAAIDWFDGKEFSGNPIKVSFATRRADFNRGGGNGRGGRGRGGPMGRGGYGGGGSGGGGRGGFPSGGGGGGGQQRAGDWKCPNPTCENMNFSWRNECNQCKAPKPDGPGGGPGGSHMGGNYGDDRRGGRGGYDRGGYRGRGGDRGGFRGGRGGGDRGGFGPGKMDSRGEHRQDRRERPY; the protein is encoded by the exons ATGGCCTCAAACG ACTATACCCAACAAGCAACCCAAAG ctATGGGGCCTACCCCACCCAGCCGGGGCAGGGCTACTCGCAGCAGAGCAGTCAGCCCTATGGACAGCAGAGTTACAGTGGTTACGGCCAGTCAGACACTTCAGGCTATGGTCAGAGCAGCTACGGTGGTTCTTATGGACAGACTCAGAACA cAGGCTATAGTACTCAGTCAACTCCCCAGGGATATGGCTCAACTGGTGGCTATGGCAGTAGCCAGAGTTCCCAATCGTCTTATGGGCAGCAGTCCTCTTACCCTGGCTATGGCCAGCAGCCGGCTCCCAGCAGCACCTCGGGAAG TTACAGTAGCAGTTCTCAGAGCAGCAGCTACGGGCAGCCCCCGAGTGGGGGCTATGGCCAACAGTCTGGCTATGGTGGACAGCAACAAAACTACGGGCAGCAGCAAAGCTCCTATAATCCCCCTCAGGGCTATGGACAGCAGAGCCAGTACAACAGTGGCAGTGGAGGTGGCGGAGGGGGCGGTGGAG GTAACTATGGCCAAGATCAGTCCTCCatgagtggtggtggtggtggttatggcAATCAGGACCAGAGTGGCGGCGGCTACGGGGGAGGCCAGCAGGACCGTGGGGGCCGCGGCAGGGGCGGTGGCGGTGGTTACAACCGCAGCAGTGGTGGCTATGAACCCAGAGGTCGTGGAGGTGGCCGTGGAGGCAGAGGTGGCATGGG CGGAAGTGACCGTGGTGGCTTCAATAAATTTGGTG GCCCTCGGGACCAAGGATCACGTCATGACTCCG AACAGGATAATTCAGACAACAACACCATCTTCGTGCAAGGCCTGGGGGAGAATGTTACAATTGAGTCTGTGGCTGATTACTTCAAACAGATTGGTATTATTAAG acaaacaagaaaacaggACAGCCCATGATTAATTTGTACACAGACAGGGAAACTGGCAAGCTGAAGGGAGAGGCAACGGTTTCTTTTGATGACCCACCTTCTGCTAAGGCAGCTATTGACTGGTTTGATG GTAAAGAATTCTCCGGGAATCCTATCAAGGTCTCATTTGCTACTCGCCGAGCTGACTTCAATCGGGGTGGTGGCAATGGTCGTGGAGGCCGAGGGCGAGGAG GACCCATGGGCCGTGGAGGCTAtggaggtggtggcagtggcggcggcggccgAGGAGGATTCCCcagtggaggtggtggtggtggaggacaGCAACGAGCTGGGGACTGGAAGTGTCCTAATCC TACATGTGAGAACATGAACTTCTCTTGGAGGAATGAATGCAATCAGTGTAAGGCCCCTAAACCAGATGGCCCAGGAGGGGGACCAGGAGGCTCTCATATGG GGGGTAACTATGGAGATGATCGTCGTGGTGGCAGAGGAGGCTATGATCGAGGCGGCTACCGGGGCCGTGGTGGGGACCGTGGGGGCTTCCGAGGGGGCCggggtggtggggacagaggcGGCTTTGGCCCTGGCAAGATGGACTCCAG GGGTGAGCACAGACAGGATCGCAGGGAGAGGCCGTATTAG